In one window of Canis lupus baileyi chromosome 10, mCanLup2.hap1, whole genome shotgun sequence DNA:
- the LOC140641095 gene encoding immunity-related GTPase family M protein 1-like has translation MQKILPRQTHRSESSYTAVRVGGSKKNQRKVFLRDPNKTREDSPRGYWEACPELHSDLSMKSSLETCEVTPLLSDVTQPTHSLHTPLLTSSNYDMPYNMGWSSLSKETAINIEKALGGRKLLEVVPMVRETLERASSVPLRIAVTGDSGNGMSSFINALRGIGHDEEDSAPTGVVKTTQIPTCYSYPHFPNVELWDLPGTGAGTQSLENYLEEMKFSWYDLFIIIASEQFSMNLVKLAKAIQVLGKRFYIVWTKLDRDLSTSALLKERLLQNIQENIQENLQKERVFEPIIFLVSSFEPLLHDFPELRNTLNRDISDIRYCGPLKNLSHTYEKVISDKVTMFRGKIASKSFDTLGIWNADDLGECLIAYHLFFGVDDESLQQIAQSMGKPMEEYRAIMKSRDLHTIIRGDWAVSCMNCNTSSCLYTILRYIPLLGDFIINFLRKWKHRRLLEIVAEDTRTILKKILKDSII, from the exons ATGCAGAAGATCCTGCCCAGACAGACTCACAGATCAGAATCTTCATACACTGCAGTAAGAGTTGGAGGGAGTAAGAAGAACCAGAGAAAAGTCTTCCTCAGAGATCCTAATAAGACCAGAGAAGATTCACCAAGAGGTTACTGGGAGGCCTGCCCAGAGCTCCACTCGGACCTTAGCATGAAATCCTCACTGGAGACATGTGAG GTCACTCCACTGCTCAGCGATGTGACACAGCCCACCCACTCTCTTCACACACCATTACTTACATCCTCCAACTATGATATGCCATACAATATGGGCTGGAGTAGCTTATCTAAGGAGACTGCCATAAACATTGAAAAGGCCTTGGGAGGAAGGAAGTTGCTGGAGGTGGTCCCTATGGTCAGGGAGACCCTGGAGAGAGCATCCAGTGTCCCATTGAGAATTGCTGTGACTGGGGACTCTGGCAATGGCATGTCTTCTTTCATCAATGCACTGCGGGGAATTGGGCATGATGAGgaggattcagctcccacagggGTGGTAAAAACCACCCAGATTCCCACTTGCTACTCTTACCCCCACTttcccaatgtggaactgtggGACCTACCTGGAACAGGGGCAGGCACCCAAAGTCTGGAGAACTACCTGGAGGAGATGAAATTTAGCTGGTATGACCTCTTCATCATTATTGCATCTGAACAGTTCAGCATGAATCTTGTGAAGCTTGCCAAGGCCATCCAGGTCCTGGGAAAGAGATTCTACATTGTCTGGACCAAGCTGGACAGGGACCTCAGCACAAGTGCTCTCTTGAAAGAACGTCTCCTGCAGAATATTCAGGAGAATATTCAGGAAAATCTCCAGAAGGAGAGGGTTTTCGAACCCATCATATTCCTGGTCTCCAGCTTTGAGCCCTTATTGCATGACTTCCCAGAGCTTAGGAACACCTTGAACAGGGACATTTCTGATATCAGGTACTGTGGTCCCCTAAAGAATCTGTCCCACACTTATGAGAAGGTCATTAGTGACAAAGTGACCATGTTCAGGGGGAAAATAGCCTCAAAGTCTTTTGACACCCTTGGCATTTGGAATGCAGATGATCTTGGGGAGTGTCTGATAGCCTACCACTTGTTCTTTGGTGTGGATGATGAGTCTCTCCAACAGATAGCTCAGAGTATGGGGAAACCCATGGAGGAGTACAGGGCCATTATGAAGTCTCGGGATCTGCACACTATCATTAGAGGGGACTGGGCAGTATCTTGCATGAATTGTAATACATCCTCTTGCTTATATACAATTCTGAGGTACATCCCACTGTTAGGCGACTTTATTATCAACTTTCTGAGAAAGTGGAAACACAGACGCCTCCTGGAAATAGTGGCTGAGGACACCAGAACCATCTtgaagaaaatcctgaaagactCCATCATCTGA